The Thermoflavifilum sp. genome contains a region encoding:
- a CDS encoding response regulator transcription factor: MEERKPKILLAEDDSNLGMLLKNYLELNEFQVELARDGILALAAFRREKFDLCLIDIMMPNMDGFTLAEEIRDVDPDIPLFFISAKNMKEDIVKGYKLGADDYITKPFDSEVLLLKIRAILKRNQELNSKESEPVEFDIGSFHFNARLRTLERGEQSHTLSPKENELLKMLCEHMNDLLPREIALKKIWGSDTYFNGRSMDVYIAKLRKYLREDPNVEIVNIHGNGFRLVVRTPKNVS, translated from the coding sequence ATGGAAGAACGTAAACCCAAAATCCTCCTGGCTGAGGATGATTCTAACCTGGGTATGTTATTGAAAAACTACCTGGAATTAAATGAGTTTCAGGTAGAGCTTGCGCGTGATGGTATTCTGGCGCTGGCGGCGTTCAGACGCGAAAAATTTGATCTATGCTTGATTGATATCATGATGCCAAACATGGATGGATTTACACTGGCCGAAGAAATTCGTGATGTAGATCCAGACATTCCCCTCTTTTTCATTTCTGCCAAAAATATGAAGGAAGATATTGTGAAAGGCTATAAGCTGGGTGCGGATGATTATATCACCAAACCCTTTGACAGTGAAGTGTTGTTGTTGAAAATTCGTGCTATCCTGAAGCGTAATCAGGAGCTGAACAGCAAAGAAAGTGAGCCGGTAGAATTTGATATAGGTAGTTTCCATTTCAATGCCCGACTACGTACGCTGGAGCGCGGCGAACAATCGCATACACTTTCGCCCAAAGAAAATGAGTTGTTGAAAATGTTGTGCGAGCATATGAATGATCTGTTACCGCGGGAAATTGCATTGAAGAAAATCTGGGGCAGCGACACGTATTTCAACGGGCGCAGCATGGATGTATATATCGCCAAGCTCAGGAAATACCTGCGGGAAGATCCTAATGTAGAAATCGTGAATATTCATGGCAATGGTTTCCGGCTGGTGGTGCGTACGCCCAAGAATGTGTCTTAG